Below is a window of Podospora pseudocomata strain CBS 415.72m chromosome 1 map unlocalized CBS415.72m_1.2, whole genome shotgun sequence DNA.
ACCGTGATCCCAAGCAGTCTGGAGAATCTTCTTTACAATCTCTCCCTTCTGGGTGCCGCCGTATGTGAGCCACCCGCCGAGCgagaaaagagaaacctGCAATCCGGTGTTCCCAAGGTACCGGAATTTCATTTCCTTGGGATCATAGGCGCTTTGTACAACAGGCATGATGGGCAGATGTTTGATGGAGATTGGAGGAATGATTTGACAATAAACGGGACAGAACTTGGGATGGAATAGGGATCAATTGGAAGCCAGATCAAGGACCCAGGAAGTATTTATGAACGGGTTAAGACCGAGATGAAGGCGGACTTTGGGGAGTTTATGACGAAAAGCCGCGGTGGGTGttctcctcttctttgctgTTCCCGCCAGAGGAGAGCTCTCCCGCCCCAATTGTGGAGAGACCCCAATGATCGCAACAGCTATTGGCATTGTGACGACATCCATTGTTTTTTATCCGCCATCGGGCTTTCCTCTTTGCGCTTGGTTAGCTTGGAGCTAGGCCCAGGCAGTGGGGGTGCTCAACAACCGCCAAAGTTCCTGAgtgaggtggagggtggtggtgtgtgtcaAGCGCCTACTGCTTGGGCGTCGCAGGAGGGACCATTACCAATGGGAACTTTCTAGTATTGTATTTCTAGCTGCCGAGGCAGGCGGGCTGCTTTCTTCCTCTGGTGACCGGCATCCTCAAGGTTGGGAAGAAACATTGTCCCTGAACGACCCCGCGGCAGTGGAGAACCCCGCAGTTTGCTGATGGGGTGCATTCAATCGATGGTGGGGCATCTTAAATCCAGCCATCTTGTCGAGACATTGGTTGGGAACCCAAGTTGTGTCATGGGCATTATATTGCTTTCACCGGCCCGTGCTGTAACAGAGGATTTATATGTAACGCGATCGGGTTGACTATCTCCACATACAAAGGTGAATCGAGCACGCTGAGCGCCGTCTTGCTGTCAAACGCCTTTCAACGAAAACAGGTGGGTGATATCATACACTAGTGGCAGTCAACATTGTTTTCAATGGCGATAGGAAGCTGTGGCATCATGGGATCTACGCTCCCCTCATCGTTGCAAGACAGCTACTATAGAGAGCATAATTGCCGCTATTCCACAGATTTCAAGCGACAAGACAGACAGAGGCTGCTGTAAACTGTTGAGTGTTGAACGACCTAATGCTTACTTCACTTGCGAGGTTAGCATGAAAGAGAGCTGTGACGGCAAGGCTGCCTGCCTGCCAGCAGTGGCCTTGGCTCTTTGCAGGACAATAAACATTAAGCATACGGAGGGAGCCTAGAAAACGGCAAGAAACTTCACTGAAGAAATGTGTTAGTCGTATACATAACGGCGTAATGAACCGGTGGCCAAGGATCCGTCGCCGGTTTGGCAACGGAAAGGGGGCCGAGGAAACCACACAGAACATCGTACGCTGCCCAACACCGGTCGCGTTTGCAACAGGGCCAACAAGGCTGTAGAAGATGATTAAAGTCAATAAAGATGCATAAGTACATGTGGAGCATATGTACAGAGGGTATCGGTAAGTCCAACCACCAAATCTCCAACGCCAAAAACACCATTTCCTCAGCTCTCGCAGAATCTTCGTCCTCTTGGCTTTGGCCGAAGGGCATCTGACGATGGCTTTTGTATGCGAGTGAGCGACCCTGCCGGGCCCTTACGCTTTCGCTGAACCGGACTGCAgtccctcttccaccttgtGCCCATACACTGAGCTGCACTTCTTGGATCGCGATGAAGTAAATCATCGACTTCATGATCGACAAGAGGATGAGATCGTAATGGAGAGAGACTGCGGTGCCGTCGATGAGAtagggttgttgctgttgtcttCCTATCAAAGAAGACCTGCCCTTCTGCTTTTGGTGTGGCCATATCGGCATTATCGATATCCACCACGAAGGGTTGTACTGCCTTCCGGACGCGGTCAGTGAACGAGGTCGCTTCGGCTTCAACGCCACCCCTCTCAGCTGCTGAGGTGCCGGCGACGGTGGAAGCCGCTGGCGACTCCATGTCAGCAGACTCGGACCGTGGGCTGGGCTCATCATGATGTGTGTGAGAAATCGATCCGGCAAGATCGCAGCAATCGGGTTCGGACTCGGAGTATGAGAGGGTTCGTGATGGTGTCTCGTAGTCGCGATGATGATCGATCGGCGAATCGACGGATGAATCTGAACACATCGTCATAGAacgaggcgagggaggaagTATCGAATCGTCGAGGTCGGTCGAGAACTCAAAGGGCTCGTCGGTCATGGGCACAAGaccgccatcatcgtcatcaaagAGAGAGCCTTGGGAGGGCGCAAGCGAGTCAACGCTGCTGTCCAcctcggaagaggaggacgaacCCTTATACCACGGGTGGTCGGGGGGAAGATAGCACGCAAAGTATCGGACGAGAGAGTCAAAACTCTTGGTTCGAAAGAGCTGAACTGCGTGCTGCCACTGGTCTTCACCGATTAGAGAAGGGTTGGCGATGATCTCGAATGCCGCTGACTCGAAGCATTCATTCAGTTCTCGCATGCGCTGTTGCTTGCGTTGGCGGAGTAGACTGTGGAACTCGTCGGCCGAACTTGCTTCGTTGGAGATTTCGGCCACATCGTGGTGAAAAGCCACAGggtcgaggaggggcaggggcacCGTGTTGTATTGATCGTGGAGCTTGGTGAAGAGGTCATCTCTCCTCAATCCAAACTTCCAATGGGGCCAGCTCCAACATGTGTCGGCGGGATCGTCCATCCTCGGGTGGCAGGAATGGTGGCAGCAGTCGGTGGAGGCGGGTCTGGAAGAGGAAGTGCTGTGGGTATGAGGTCGgagtcgggggagggggtcgaACGGAAGAGTGAACCAATACTGAGAACCGGGGACTGGGAGAGCTTGCTGGAATCGAAAGTGAGTCTTGCGTCGGCGCTGGAAGCCATCTAAGCACGGAGGATAGTAGAGTACATCGTGAGAGTTTAGTGTAGTAATTGTAGTGGTTTGAGCGCTGGACGACCGTGTCTccaggtgatgatggcgtgagggtgatggtgaggatgagggagaagacggaGCAGGGAGACACCGGGCGCTGGGGGGAGGTCGTCACAGAAAGGGTCTCGACGGCTTAGGTGCGACCGGGATGGGGGACCGTCAGGTGTTTGGAAAGAACGGCCGCAAGGGCTGATGTGTTGGATGCCCCAACTCGGAACAGTGGGAAAACTCATTGGCAGGTTGTGCTGCCTTCCGAGCCAATGAAGTGCATCGTCTAAGCAAAGGAGTGGGGCCCTGCCTGCACTTTGCTACCACACCGCCGCCTGCGACCAGCTTTGCCTACATGTCGCTTGTTGCATCGCCCCCCGACAAGCCAATCAGTGCATTTCCAACTCATGCGGTCCTGCCGTTCAGCCAATCGCCAGCACAGTGTCCCGCCCGCCACACGTTCCACAGGCAGTTTTCGTAATCagcctgctgctggtgccCGACCAAAGGATGGGAGTGAATGCATCAATTTCCGTCATCATTCTCACTCATTTCTTGTccatttcctcctcccacactTCCTTGGTTTTCCATCACAAAAAACCGTGATGAGCGCCTTCCAAAACATCCAAGTGCCTCAAGCCTCGAGCCTTCTCAAACTTACAGCGCTCACTCCCTCAACCTTTGGGACCGGCCGCCATCATCTTGTTTGATTGAGAGCATGactccttccttccctcttGGTAATCCGCTCGCTCCTTTTATGAGATCATGTCACCCCGGCTGGCATcgcctcgcctcctcccaaagTTCTTCATGAACCCATCCATGATTCTCGTGATGCAGCTCGCCCTCACTCAGCCTGGGCAGATGACACTTTTCAGAAGGatgtgagggaggtggcgtGTGACGCTGACGTCTGAATCCCACGGGGGTGAAGATAGTACATAATTCTCTGCCCCGAGACATTTTCTCGTTCGCTGCATGAAGGAGGGGGCAATATCCTGCACGACTGGTGCTCTGCGAATCACGATGCACACGGTCCCATACTTTTCTTGAAGCCAGCGTGGGCAAACAGTCCCATCAtgtgccaccaccactcagACACAGGCCTCCTGAAGAAGATCACTGAGTGCCTACCTGAGGCCCAAATCGGAGAGGATCAGAACTGCCAGGCGCTGACGGCCGTCAACATACCATAACACCGAACTTTCCAGCCGCCAGACTTCTCGGGCCCAACAGACGCAATCCGTCAACGGATGGCTGAAAGCTTGGACAAGCCATCAGAGCCTCACTGTTAACTCAGGCCGTGAAGCCCTACCAAAAGGGACAGCATGGGCTGAAGCGACCCAGGGCGCTGGAACTGGCAAGTCGGCGTGCAGCCAGTTGCGGCCTGGGTCATGGGCGAGGTATGGCTcttggaagatgatggcggcATTTGACTGGCAAAGCTGACCGGGAATGACGGCGATTTAAACAAATCGATATCATCTGCCAGCCCTCTTCCAAGTCGAAAGAAGCATTCGGTCAACTACTGCACTAACACGGCAGCGCGCGCGAACAGGCGGACCGGTGCTAGGCACCCGCCGGACCGCTGCTCTTCTGAGAGCTTCGATGACTCCCTCCAATCACCTCGCGCCTGGTGAGGCTGATGCCCCAGCCAAATCCATCAGCAGGGCGCAAACCTCCAGCGCTCTTCCACCTTCACTGGTTCATCTGACTTTCACTGCACCGGTCATTCAGCAAAGATGGCTCCCCAGCCTTGAAACAATAACGTATACGCGGCCGAGAGGATATTGCTTCCTCTTATGCCGGCCTGTTGTTCGTCTTGATTTCGCAGTTGTCCTCTCGCTCGCTTTCACCCCACGATTTTATCTTGTCTGCAGCGCTGGAGAGCTTGCCGGCTCCCTCCTCTACCCTCTTTGCCTTCGTTCCATCTGCGCACATTTTACGGTTACTCAACCCCTTACTTTACAAGTGAACAGCTCTGTTAAACTCCGTGGGCCCGTTTCTTGCTTCCTTCCAACTATCAGACCCCAATTCATTGACTTGCGCCATGATTACCCCCAAGGCGCtcgcggcggcagcggcggccgATTCAAGGGGATTCTCGCAGGCTTCCGAACAAAAGACCCAACCATTTTCACAATCCGAAATCCAAGCCCGTCTGGCTCGTTCCAGGATGGAGGAAGACCGCTCCATGTCTAGCACAGTTCCGCTGGACAATTTGGTGGTTCCCCAGGACAGAGATATCCGCATTCTAATGAGGCCCTTGGCGCGGGGTCGGTCCGTCAGTCCAGGCAACCACGAGAACTGCGAATGGCTCGCGCTGCACGCAGAGGTGAcggatggcggcgatgacaCGAACCACAGCGTTTTGGCTGTCACGCAAACCCACAGGGACATCAAGTTTTCTGTCCGCGTTCCTGGCCAACGGCGCAACGACGAGCTCTGGTGCGAGCTGTATTTTGTTCCACACAGCAACGAACTAGTACTGCTTAACCGCTCCGAGGTGCCGTTCAAGCTATACCGTGTGTCACAGCAAGTGCCGGGCAGCCCCCGGGAGCACTTTGAACTCAAGCCTAATTTCACCAGGGCCCTCGCGCCGGGCACCTGGCGGATCAAAATCGACGACGCCGACATCCTGGACTTTCGTGTCCTGGAGAAGCGTGCGGCGAAGGCGCGCCTGCTCTCAAGCTCTTCAGCCTCGGATCTCTCGACCATCGACGGCCAGCTGGTAACCGTGACTAGGAAGCGGTCttttgacgacgatgacgatgacgagccTGCCACCCCTGAAAAGAACGAGAAGAGAATGCGTCCATCGGAGCCCGAGGATAAGAATGAGGACGGGGTCATAATGTTTCTTCCGGCCACAACCAACCCACTGGTCTTTCCGCTACCTGGGACTGGCAAAGAGATTTCTACATCCGACGGCCACCCCCTCTTGGACCTAGAGTCTGACGACGTCGTTGAGATTCCTGGCGTCAAGCTCCCAAGGGGCGGCGAGATTGACGAATACACCATCGCCAAGAGGGATCAGATCGCTACATCCAGTCTCTCTACTGTGTTCACTGCTGACCACTCTGATGTCCCAGATGGGGTCATTGTTGTCAAAGTCTTGAAGACACGGACCAACGCATTGCCCAATAACGAAGCCGCCATTGCCAAGAACGTGATCCGACAGGCCGACATCTGGCTTCGAGAGCTTCAGTACCAGGAAAATCTCGAGCACAAGAGCATTGTGCGGTTgtatggtggtgatgcccgGTTTCTGTCCCTCTATATGGAGCATGTCGATGCGCGCGACCTCACCGCTAAGGGCACGTGGCGTGTTGCCAGTACAGACATGTTCAATGGCGATCGGTCAGACGCTTCCCGCATCCTGCGCGACATTGCAAGTGCTCTGCACTACATTCACAGCAAAGGCTTGGTGCATAACGACATCAAGCCAGGCAACATCTTGTACAGCAGGGACCGCGGAGCCGTACTGTGTGATCTGGGCTTGTCGACCAAAGCCCGCGACCCAGTTGCAGCTGGCACACCATGGTACGTCCCACCCGAGTTTATCGGTTTGAGGCAGCGCGGGCCCGCAAGTGATGTTTGGGCGCTGGGCGTGACAATGCTCTACGTCTTGGGCAAGATCACCTGGCCTGATGTTCGGGCCAACCAACGGCACCCGCGCCATTTGTACTGGATAATTGCGAAGCTCAACTCACGAGATCGCGGTCCTCAAAAGGAGGCCGTATCCAGGATGCGCGAGTGGCTCGGCGAGGTTACGAGTGCCCGCAACAGCCTGGACACACATGACAAGCTTGAAAGGCTTGTTCACGGCATGTTATCACCGAACCCCAAGGAAAGAGCTACAATCAAGGACATCGCTGGCCACTTTCTTGCTGAGCAAGTGACCGAACGATAGAGGGCCACGATGGTCCTGTTTACAACCATGCCACAGCACCAATTTCATGTTTCGCTGTTACACGCAGTTTGGGCGTCCACGTGAAGCAGACAAGCACTGCGAAGTAAGTAAAAATCATGAAGCATACCTCAGCGGATAGCCAGTGTGCCTCGAAACATGGTCAGTGGGCGTCGAAAGATAGTCATCTTTTGAGGCATATTGACCATTTTTTAAGGACCattaactatcttttgaCTCCTGCTTTCTTCAATTATGACATGTTTTACTAACGCATGACGCAGCAATCTAGGTTACCATCCACACTACCCATAGCGATATCTATCACGCCACGCTCACTGCGTCCACTATTATACGCTCAAACCGAATACAAATAGACCAGTCAGCGCGGCCACAGAGGCCAATACGCCAACAttgacaccaacaacggTCGACCCAGCAGTCTTTGTGCCCCCTATTTCAATAGCTGCCGCCGACACTCCTTCTGAAGTCTTGCAAGCATCACCACTCAACACTGTCGCGTTTTGCCTGAACCGGATATCGGCACAGTTGTACAATGACTGGCCCTTTTCGCCCAGCGTCACAACCTGAATGCTTGCGAGCGACCCATCCTGAATTGGCAAGTTGGCCGGGAGAGTCACCTTGGGGATGCACAAAGTGCCATTGCCTGTCGAGTTGAGGAACGGGTCGGTCAGACTGTAGTTGAAGTTGGCCACGTTctcaccgaggccgagattgacAAAGATGTATGTCCACTCGTGGTGCAGATCGAGAACTAGGGAGCCGCCGTCAAGGGGCCAGTCGGTCACGTTGCCGAGGTCACCAGGGACACCGGCGCCTGTTTGGAAGCGGGGGATGGGTCAGCAATTTTCTTTGGGAGGAACAGAGACTTTGGAAGGGAGATAtaagggaagggaaaggaaatAACGAACATGGATATTCCCACTGGGAGTAGTTGCTTGTGGAGGCGCTGCCTAGGGTGTTGTCTCTCCAAGTAGGGTACTCGATGCCGAAGTGGGCGGTGGCGACCTGAGCGGATGCCAACAAGGCgagagcggtggtgagggccATTCTTTTTCTGGGAGGGATACAAATATTGATGGACGGTTTCAAGTGATGGAGGGAGGATATATGATTGGAATATTCGAGGGAGTGGAGTATTTGACTGATgaaggatgaggatatgATGATGCTCCTGGAGAGATCACAATGGGCAAATTCGTATGCCACGGATGGGGTTATATATTTGGGAGTTTCGGGacgatttttttttctggaagTGAATACAACAACTGATGGGTGGGATGGAACAAATGGCTGCAGAAGGATGGGAAGCACAAGCTTAGTTATACTTACTTCTCCCTCTGTTCcttccaccaacaccgagctgatgatggggaagatgTCGACAGGGAAGAGGGGGCCATCCTCACCGTAGCTAGCTGTATTTTTACTAGCCAGTTCTCCCCCTTGGCCAATGACATATAGAGGATTACCCTGATATCTGAGCAAGTTTGATATCGCCATGTGCTTCTGATGTGTGTTCCCCTGCAAATGCATCCTGTTGTTGTCCTCGCTTCCATCCCTGTGGTTTGTTGATGCGGCCGAGCACCAGGAACCCCACACTGCGGCGGCGAGTCCCTCGCTGCCAAGACCTGGGACTTGCCTTTTTGGGAGAGAACTGGCagtgagggggggttgtgattgGCTGGGAGAACTGTGGAGGGGAGGCGAGAAACTTGCTCAAACACACGCAGCATTGCAGTGATTATTGGCTTTGCCCTTGTGGGGATTTGTAACGACTTGTTTGAGTTGGGAAGTTGATAGGTGATGGATGAGAGTGGTGAGAATAAAGGTTGGTTTTGACGAGGTGGGATTGGGAACCCCAACCCATGGTATGGGGGTGTGCGGATATTGCGTGCTGATACCCAAGGAAGGGAAGGTTCGGGAAGGCAATATGCAGTTCTGGGCGTTGGAATTACACATCGGTCACCTCACTCGCCCCCTGGTTTAAAACACCGGCCTTCTCTCTGGGCGTTTTATTTTGATGTTTCTGTAAAGGCCAATATCTGAGGTATCAACAAAATTCCCAAGCAAGGATACCGCCACGACGCAAAAGCTTCCAGGGCTGAACATGGACGCGACTCCTCTTAGAAAGCAGTTTTCCACCCATTGCGTTTGAGAAAAGTAACCGCGCATTCCGTTTGAGAAAATAAACAACCCATGGTATTTGAGAAACTAACCCACACATTGCGTTTAACAAAAGAAAGGCCAAGTTCAACGTTTTCCCCCTCTCTTTGATCAACCTGTTCTCAAccatgctcctcctccacatacAGAACAAAAACATGGAGAAACCTCAACAAACACTGAAGCCAAACATTTCAAGCATGCATAGCTATCCAACTTCACAAATGGAAACGCTAAGAGAGATCCGAAACGACAAAAGACGGCACTGAACCCAACCAAACGACATCATCTCAAACAACATAACGcccatcgtcgtcctccttctcctcagtGAAATCATCCCCCCAATCTTCAATCGCCTCCCAGTCCTCGGTCGTCCGCTTGAAAATcccgtcgtcatcatccccctcgaTGAGCTGGCGGTTGGTGATCAGCACCCCGTCTTCTTGCTCGTCAAACTCCACGCCGGAGTCGGAGTCTGAGTCTTCGTCAAAGCTCAAGCTCGCAAAGTCATCGTGCTCGATGCCGCAGTGCTCGCAATATGTAGCCAGGAAgtcgggggtggagaggaccTCCCATTCTTGTTCGGAGTCGGAGTCGATGGGTCGCTCGTTGCTGTACACGTTTGGTTCATTTGGGGGGGTCGTCGGCTTAGGGGGCTGAGGCTCGAACGTGGGAGAGGGGCTGGGCTCGAGCGTTGGAGGCGTCGTGGACTCGGTCTTTTTCTGGTTGCCCATAGGCACCTCGCTACCCATGAATCGAGACTGACGATCAGGGTTGTACGCCGATATGTGACCGGTCACCGCCGGAACAGCCTTGGGCATTAACTTCAGCTCGGCCTGAGGCTCAAGTTTGACCTTCAGCGGCAGCTTCGCTTCAGCTGCATGATGAGCAACAATGACGGAAGTTTCAGGCTCAGCCTGAATCTCATGCCGTAACTTTGAAGGACGAGGCGTTGACCTCTTGGTTGTCTTGCCAACAGACCAAGCGTCGTCCTCACGACCGACCCCGAACTGGCGCTCAAACCCGGTCGCAAGGGGGACcttgggctggaggag
It encodes the following:
- a CDS encoding uncharacterized protein (EggNog:ENOG503P3NC), producing the protein MDDPADTCWSWPHWKFGLRRDDLFTKLHDQYNTVPLPLLDPVAFHHDVAEISNEASSADEFHSLLRQRKQQRMRELNECFESAAFEIIANPSLIGEDQWQHAVQLFRTKSFDSLVRYFACYLPPDHPWYKGSSSSSEVDSSVDSLAPSQGSLFDDDDGGLVPMTDEPFEFSTDLDDSILPPSPRSMTMCSDSSVDSPIDHHRDYETPSRTLSYSESEPDCCDLAGSISHTHHDEPSPRSESADMESPAASTVAGTSAAERGGVEAEATSFTDRVRKAVQPFVVDIDNADMATPKAEGQVFFDRKTTATTLSHRRHRSLSPLRSHPLVDHEVDDLLHRDPRSAAQCMGTRWKRDCSPVQRKRKGPAGSLTRIQKPSSDALRPKPRGRRFCES
- a CDS encoding uncharacterized protein (COG:D; EggNog:ENOG503PC6M), which encodes MITPKALAAAAAADSRGFSQASEQKTQPFSQSEIQARLARSRMEEDRSMSSTVPLDNLVVPQDRDIRILMRPLARGRSVSPGNHENCEWLALHAEVTDGGDDTNHSVLAVTQTHRDIKFSVRVPGQRRNDELWCELYFVPHSNELVLLNRSEVPFKLYRVSQQVPGSPREHFELKPNFTRALAPGTWRIKIDDADILDFRVLEKRAAKARLLSSSSASDLSTIDGQLVTVTRKRSFDDDDDDEPATPEKNEKRMRPSEPEDKNEDGVIMFLPATTNPLVFPLPGTGKEISTSDGHPLLDLESDDVVEIPGVKLPRGGEIDEYTIAKRDQIATSSLSTVFTADHSDVPDGVIVVKVLKTRTNALPNNEAAIAKNVIRQADIWLRELQYQENLEHKSIVRLYGGDARFLSLYMEHVDARDLTAKGTWRVASTDMFNGDRSDASRILRDIASALHYIHSKGLVHNDIKPGNILYSRDRGAVLCDLGLSTKARDPVAAGTPWYVPPEFIGLRQRGPASDVWALGVTMLYVLGKITWPDVRANQRHPRHLYWIIAKLNSRDRGPQKEAVSRMREWLGEVTSARNSLDTHDKLERLVHGMLSPNPKERATIKDIAGHFLAEQVTER
- a CDS encoding uncharacterized protein (EggNog:ENOG503P690), encoding MALTTALALLASAQVATAHFGIEYPTWRDNTLGSASTSNYSQWEYPCAGVPGDLGNVTDWPLDGGSLVLDLHHEWTYIFVNLGLGENVANFNYSLTDPFLNSTGNGTLCIPKVTLPANLPIQDGSLASIQVVTLGEKGQSLYNCADIRFRQNATVLSGDACKTSEGVSAAAIEIGGTKTAGSTVVGVNVGVLASVAALTGLFVFGLSV